One genomic region from Evansella sp. LMS18 encodes:
- the mgtE gene encoding magnesium transporter has translation MVRLNKHNRKQYENHIIEVLNQGDKDAFRDAFLELHPTDQVEIFVKLEGNMRKRVYEYVIPEEFAEVFQGLEVEEQKQTVQEADKKYLYEVFNNMYADDVADFLGEVQENKALEILTSMDQEEADDVKELLSYEDETAGAIMTKEFISIASMDRASDVIQRLRQEGPDAETVYYLYVSDDQNKLVGVVSLRDLIVADPSEIVENIMSTRVVSVTVNTDQEEVAKLIRKYDFLAAPVVTNDGVLVGIVTVDDVMDVLEEEATEDIGEITAAKGATDVNISSFTAAKRRSPWIILLMFFGMITAGVIGQFEETLENIVLLAAFIPLIMDSAGNTGTQSLAVMVRSLATGSFEKKGLGHTIKREFGTGLMLGLICAAVLIVIVPIIYPGQLMLGFIVAVSIFLTLSIATIIGAVVPVAINKLKLDPAIASGPFITTVNDILGLLIYFSIATALLEYL, from the coding sequence ATGGTGAGATTAAACAAACACAACCGTAAACAATATGAAAACCATATTATTGAAGTTTTAAATCAGGGTGATAAGGATGCATTTCGTGATGCCTTTTTAGAACTCCATCCTACTGATCAGGTGGAAATATTCGTCAAGCTTGAAGGTAATATGAGAAAAAGGGTTTATGAATATGTTATTCCTGAAGAATTTGCAGAGGTCTTCCAGGGGCTTGAAGTGGAAGAACAGAAGCAGACGGTACAGGAAGCTGATAAGAAATACCTTTATGAAGTTTTCAACAATATGTATGCTGATGATGTAGCCGACTTCCTGGGGGAAGTTCAGGAAAACAAGGCACTTGAAATCCTTACTTCCATGGATCAGGAAGAAGCCGATGATGTAAAAGAGCTTCTTTCCTATGAAGATGAAACTGCCGGTGCCATAATGACAAAAGAGTTCATCAGCATTGCCTCAATGGACCGCGCCAGTGACGTCATCCAGCGCCTTCGGCAGGAAGGACCGGATGCAGAAACTGTTTATTACCTGTATGTGTCGGATGACCAAAACAAGCTCGTAGGAGTAGTGTCCCTGAGAGATCTGATTGTAGCAGATCCAAGTGAAATTGTAGAAAATATTATGAGTACCAGAGTTGTATCCGTAACTGTAAACACGGATCAGGAAGAAGTTGCAAAGTTGATCAGGAAGTATGACTTTCTGGCAGCTCCAGTAGTAACAAATGATGGCGTACTTGTTGGTATCGTAACAGTCGACGATGTGATGGATGTCCTTGAAGAAGAAGCTACAGAGGATATTGGAGAAATTACAGCAGCAAAAGGTGCTACTGATGTAAACATCAGTTCGTTTACAGCAGCCAAAAGACGTTCGCCATGGATTATCCTCCTTATGTTTTTCGGTATGATCACAGCAGGGGTAATAGGGCAGTTTGAGGAAACATTAGAAAACATTGTGTTACTGGCAGCATTTATCCCGTTAATTATGGATTCAGCAGGAAATACGGGAACACAGTCACTAGCTGTTATGGTACGTTCTCTTGCTACTGGCTCCTTTGAGAAAAAAGGTCTTGGCCACACAATAAAAAGAGAATTCGGTACTGGACTCATGCTTGGGCTTATCTGTGCCGCGGTTCTTATCGTTATTGTACCTATTATTTATCCTGGCCAGTTAATGCTCGGTTTTATTGTAGCTGTTTCTATTTTCTTAACTTTAAGCATAGCAACAATTATTGGAGCAGTTGTACCTGTTGCAATTAATAAGCTTAAGCTTGACCCGGCGATTGCTTCCGGACCTTTTATTACAACTGTCAATGATATACTCGGATTACTGATTTATTTCTCGATTGCAACTGCTTTGCTGGAATATTTGTAA